A DNA window from Fusobacterium sp. FSA-380-WT-3A contains the following coding sequences:
- a CDS encoding HAD family hydrolase, which yields MIKLIVLDVDGTLTDGKIYLDNMGNEMKAFSAKDGLAISQSIKQGLIVAIITGRTSILVERRGKELGITDIIQGSHNKITALKELLNKYNLTLEETAYIGDDLNDLEVMSLCKFSACPKNSASEIIKISHFVSSKNGGDGAVREILEKILKEQDLWKNIINNFSSTAQ from the coding sequence ATGATAAAATTAATTGTTCTTGATGTTGATGGAACTTTAACTGATGGGAAAATATACCTTGATAATATGGGAAATGAGATGAAAGCTTTTAGTGCTAAAGATGGTCTTGCTATTTCTCAAAGTATAAAGCAAGGATTAATAGTAGCTATTATTACAGGAAGAACTTCTATCTTAGTTGAAAGAAGAGGAAAAGAATTAGGAATTACAGATATTATTCAAGGTTCCCATAATAAAATTACAGCTTTAAAAGAACTTTTAAATAAATATAATTTAACTTTAGAAGAAACTGCCTATATTGGTGATGACTTAAATGATTTAGAAGTTATGTCTCTTTGTAAATTTTCTGCTTGTCCTAAAAATTCTGCTTCTGAAATAATTAAAATTTCTCATTTTGTTTCATCTAAAAATGGTGGAGATGGAGCTGTTAGAGAAATTTTAGAAAAAATTTTAAAAGAACAAGATTTATGGAAAA